A DNA window from Calliphora vicina chromosome 1, idCalVici1.1, whole genome shotgun sequence contains the following coding sequences:
- the Cpr97Eb gene encoding uncharacterized protein Cpr97Eb: MYKLFIVSCLVIALQIVKAQQQQYTTPVPILKQIDRQNSDGSYTYGYEAADKSFKIETKYPNGEVYGKYGYVDDQGSVREIEYGATKRGFEPAGSDINVPPPTLTNSKATPLGPNEIDDGQYRENPADYYTGQKYNRPVAASKFSLNNYQQPRPQPAYNPPAPAYNPPAPAHNPSSVFNHAPAFRPQAPAPAPQPQYYNPPPQQPHYQPNYQPNYYQQPQAPQPQYNPYNPRSSPSHFHPAVKSLDIWSGSYSLDYTGRK, encoded by the exons TTCATAGTCTCCTGTCTAGTGATTGCTTTGCAAATAGTCAAAGCTCAACAACAACAGTACACCACACCAGTGCCAATTCTAAAACAGATCGACAGACAAAATTCAGATGGTTCGTACACGTACGGATATGAAGCGGcagataaaagttttaaaattgaaacGAAATATCCCAATGGAGAAGTGTATGGCAAATATGGTTATGTGGACGATCAGGGGAGTGTGCGGGAAATAGAGTATGGTGCCACAAAAAGAGGTTTTGAACCAGCAg GCAGTGACATAAATGTACCACCACCCACATTGACCAACAGTAAAGCTACACCTTTGGGTCCCAATGAAATCGACGATGGCCAGTATCGTGAAAATCCTGCTGATTATTATACTGGTCAAAAATACAATCGCCCAGTGGCTGCCAGTAAATTTAGTTTGAATAACTACCAACAGCCCAGACCCCAACCAGCCTATAACCCTCCAGCACCAGCCTATAACCCACCAGCACCAGCCCACAATCCATCCTCAGTATTTAATCATGCGCCCGCTTTTAGACCTCAAGCACCAGCTCCAGCTCCCCAACCACAATATTATAATCCACCTCCACAACAGCCCCACTACCAGCCTAACTACCAGCCCAATTACTATCAACAACCTCAAGCACCCCAGCCCCAATATAATCCCTATAATCCACGCAGTTCTCCCAGTCACTTTCATCCAGCCGTTAAGAGTCTTGACATTTGGAGTGGTTCTTATAGTTTGGATTATACGGGTAGAAAGTAG